aaggattaatgaatttctaactGCATATTCATTAACCCTTTATACTGTCCCAAAGGTAAAGTCCCTCATCGTGTACCATTGACAGGTAGTTGGGATCTACTAGCACTAGAGGTATTAGCAGATTTATGTGCAACGATAATGAAATGATAAAATGGCTAAttacttttgtttcttttccaGAAGTCATCAAGATCAACCAGAAGAACCAAAGACAGCTACAGAAATTGTGAATTATGGCAGAACAAGATTCACAAATGGATTGTGGGGAGACCTCAGTTGATACAACTGCTCCCTTCAAAACTCGAGGCTTGGATGCTGCTAGTTTTGCTGATGCCACTGAGCTTGACTCTATTGGCAGTGTAAAAGTGTCATCAAGCATTATAAACAGCCAGTTTGAGAACCAGACAGGAAATCAGTGTAGCAATGCAGGGCATCCAGCTGCTGAAGAATCTCAAGAACCTGAGTTTCTGTCCGTCAAACACAGAACTGGTGACTTTAGTTCATTTTCAATATCATCCATACTTCATGGAGAAAGGGAAAGTGACAAAACCACATGTGGACTTGATGCTTTGCACACAGAGAATGCACATCCAGTTTCCATGGAAATCAATGATGAAGCTAAAGAACCAGCTGGTCAAGAACTTCATGAGAAGATGATACATGCTGATGATACTTCAGAAACAGTCAATCTCAATTCACAGAGCGTAGCACTACAAAAAGCAGCTCCTGAAAGTGTGTGCATTCAGGCCAGCAGAGACAAGTCAAAAAGTTGTGAATTGCCAACAGAGACAGTGGACAATGTTAGAGTGAGTGTAGCCAGCGCTTGTCTACAAGAGACAAGTGAGATCAGTAAAAACCTTGAAACAGACACGGAGGGTTTGGTTCGCAAAGTCCCTGCTGCTGTGACTCATCAAAACTTAAGTTCTGAGTATGTCTGTGTGGCATATGACAGTTATGACCAGGCTTCAGAGCAAGATTCATCAAGCGTGAATGCCAATTTTGGTCAAGAACAGCAGTCAGAGGATGGCATGATCCGGAATTCTTCAAAGACTATATCTGATTCTGCACATTGCAAAACCCCCTTTAACAAAGATATGGCCACATCATCAGTTTCTAGTGTTGGTAACTTTGAAACAACCAACAGTGTCATCATGGAAGTAATTaaccaaaaatgtgaaaatagtCCATCGAAAACAACACCAGTTGAAAGTAAAGACATTGTTAGTTCAGTTTTAGAGGAGAACTGTGAACATGAAATTAGTCAAGAAGTTGTTCAAAACATTGTGACAGCAGGAGAGCTGCAAAGCGAACATAATGGAGACACTTCAAACAGTCCAGGGCGTAGCAGTCAGCCAGCCCCAACAGTGTCACAATCATATACACCAGCAGGAACCATCAGTCGTGCTGTTTCAGAGCCAGACTGTGAAAACAGAACTCTTACAGGAATAGATACAAACACTGTGTCTGTTGCTATCTCACAAAGCTGCGACACTTCCAGCTGTCAAGGGCAAAGCAATCAACCAGTCTCTACAACTTTGCCACCAAGCACATCACCTCATTGCTCTGATCAAGCTTGGGAAGCAGTAACTGCCGCGTCCACACCAAACAACAGCAGCATTGTGGAACATTCATCAAGCAACAGCCCAACACTGCCTGCTTCTACACAAGACTTGTCCGCAGTGCAGATAAAATCAGAGCCACAGGACAAAGGCTATGACCATGCCTTGGCAGGTGGCAGGCCAAGACTGCACAGGGCTGACATTGCCAAGATGGCCAACAGAAAGGGTGGCTCAACGTCTGTTATACAGCGCGGCAAGAAGAAGATCCGAGTCACTGTCATCAGAGGGGACTGGAGAACACCTAAACCTGGCCGAAGCATTAGTACTATGGGTAGTATCAGCACCCATGTTAAAAGAAACATAAATGATGACAAGGATAAGGCAGCCAGGCAAGACCAGGGGGTTGCAGCAGGTCTTGATGCTGTGGTCAAAACAGAACCCCAAGAAGAGTCATGGAAAGAGTCAGTATCATCCAAAGTCACACGTAAGAAAGCAACGCCCTCCAAAAAGTCCAATTCAGCACCAAAAGCGGCAATAAATTCCTTGAGGCCATCAGCAAGAACAACAGCATCATCAGAGTCAGCATCCTCTGGACAAATACCAGAAGAACCACCTTCTTCCAATCCTTCTAACATGCCTTCATCCTCCAGTCATCAAGAGTCAATGGATGACGCTTCATCAGGATCAAAAGCTTCAGCCATTCCCACTGCGCTCTACAGAAACGCTCACATTATGGTCAAGGCTGAACCGGTTGACAATTCTTATCCTGATCCTTTTCCGATGTCTAGCAGTAGCAGATGCTTGGGAGCGGTTTCTTCCTCCCTCTTTTCCAACAGAGGTGGGGGACGGCGAGGCAGAGGACGGGGCAGAGGACGGGGCAGAGGGAGACCTGCGTTCAGTGACAGAGCGACGGTACCAGACCCTGGTTATGATGGTGGCGAAGAAATTCCTGAGGTTAGCAGGAATgcgtgtggagagagagagagaactcagaactcagaactttattacacaaggataaaggttttaggcatagcctaatcttccaaaactgttgagagagagagaatgtgtgtgtgtttgtgcaattTTAGTTTTGATtgatattgtttgtttttttataaatcatACCAccgcttttgtttgtttttgtgtgtgagttgtttttttggtagtgttttgttgtcgttttgttgttgtcgttttgtttttgtttttaaggaAAAGAGCTGTGTCtgtttttcatatatatatatacttgacCACTGATGAggcacaatagtgtcgaaacacgtgtctggtctaggtacaaaaacaatggtcctcctcaggactagatttccttgtgatacgtcccccacaaagggactttgcattgtaaatctcggtcccccttgaggagggtctgatgctcccaataggctgtctgtgaagggatactttttctctctctctctttctctgctaagagattttaacaaatctcggaagaaagtctctgctgactttcaattgtttctttcacaatttctgatgttttatatatagcAGTCAAGCTCAGTTGCatatggccaagaatctgtcaaggagtccaaaaagtgttacaaTTTTTAGACTTTTTTAAACCTCCTTAAATTTACATGAATAAACATCTCGGTATTCCTGTCCTTCAATTGcagcattttatttttcagtcaAGTGTTCGGTTTATCAAATATTTGCAGATAAAGCACAAATGACATTTACACCATAACATAATTTCAAGGTGCTGTCATTTTCTTAGGTTCAGCTTTAGGCAACTGTTTCACTATCCAATGGCTTGATGGCTGAATGTAGAGTTGATCTGTACTAaagcaacacttgaaaaaaGTTTCTCCTGTCTCAATACAAGCAAAATCATTTATCCGTTAATTACTTTACACCAAAGCCCAGAATCAAAGTTACAATTCAACATTTACCTATTTAcactgtttttaaaacgatgAAATTCTCTATGGAAGTGCAGAAAAGGTTCCAGTAAATTTTCATGTCATTTGTTTTGCAAACCTTAACCTCAATCATCAGGTTATTAATATTACTTAATTTGAAAAAAGCACGGTCAGCGGTGtagaaattattatcaaatcatcctctttaaatatttttacacTATTTTGGTCTGCAGTTTTTTGAGTTACAAACAAGAAATCATAACAAATCCTTTTCATGATAGAATAGTCAGGTTGGTACTCCACTACGGTACCAAATGTTAATTTTACCCATGATCTGtacgttactttacaccaaacaGCAAGTACAAGGTACTGAATTTACATTTAATGGGCTATGCTCACATCAGTTAAACAGTATTTCTAACTTGTTTGTTCTAAGCTACCTGTCTCAAGTCAAAATAAAGGGTTAAATTAATGGTTGTGCCTTTTTGGTTGTGTGTACATCTTTACACAAAAGGatggtgtaaagtaacatacAGAAGGCTCCGAAGATCTGCAGGTCCATTTGAAGGGTAATTTGTCTTTTATTTAGCTCATAAACCCTCAACAGACTGTTATGTGCTGTTTTTAGCATTATTATGTGCTGCATATGGTCTCAGTAAAAAAACAAGGTGatgtatgttacatttacaccaaaATGTCCCGACAGTGGTCCTTTTGAGGTACATTTTGTCATTCAGTGTgcttgttttcatgttgaaacAAAGGTTTGGTCTTGCTGGTTGTTCTCAAGCACTGATAAGTTATCTTCtgtctctaaaacaaattcattgtcattttcaAGTATTCTCAGTATgtacgttacatttacaccctTGTCAGATGGCCTCACTTAAGTCTCTCTACAAGCCAACAGGTGCAAGCACTAGGAATCCTGTGACCATAGTTTAACTACCAGGTGTCTGAggtataagaaaacacacacttttgtgtatTATGGCATTATTTAAAGACTGTGACAAAACTTGTTTGGGCAAGTAGATACAATTTCATTTACACCAAACGCATATTTTTAACTTAGAAGtacaattaaattacatcaaacacaactttttcgctcaatttaaaaaaaaaatacaatcatCCTACCTAATGACTTTCCTCTGCAATGATTTTTAAGTAAGTTTGAccagaaacatttttttaagatagtttcccttttttcatgATTATTTACACCAAATGTAACGTACTGACCAGCTAAAAAA
This Littorina saxatilis isolate snail1 linkage group LG17, US_GU_Lsax_2.0, whole genome shotgun sequence DNA region includes the following protein-coding sequences:
- the LOC138952781 gene encoding uncharacterized protein isoform X2, whose translation is MAEQDSQMDCGETSVDTTAPFKTRGLDAASFADATELDSIGSVKVSSSIINSQFENQTGNQCSNAGHPAAEESQEPEFLSVKHRTGDFSSFSISSILHGERESDKTTCGLDALHTENAHPVSMEINDEAKEPAGQELHEKMIHADDTSETVNLNSQSVALQKAAPESVCIQASRDKSKSCELPTETVDNVRVSVASACLQETSEISKNLETDTEGLVRKVPAAVTHQNLSSEYVCVAYDSYDQASEQDSSSVNANFGQEQQSEDGMIRNSSKTISDSAHCKTPFNKDMATSSVSSVGNFETTNSVIMEVINQKCENSPSKTTPVESKDIVSSVLEENCEHEISQEVVQNIVTAGELQSEHNGDTSNSPGRSSQPAPTVSQSYTPAGTISRAVSEPDCENRTLTGIDTNTVSVAISQSCDTSSCQGQSNQPVSTTLPPSTSPHCSDQAWEAVTAASTPNNSSIVEHSSSNSPTLPASTQDLSAVQIKSEPQDKGYDHALAGGRPRLHRADIAKMANRKGGSTSVIQRGKKKIRVTVIRGDWRTPKPGRSISTMGSISTHVKRNINDDKDKAARQDQGVAAGLDAVVKTEPQEESWKESVSSKVTRKKATPSKKSNSAPKAAINSLRPSARTTASSESASSGQIPEEPPSSNPSNMPSSSSHQESMDDASSGSKASAIPTALYRNAHIMVKAEPVDNSYPDPFPMSSSSRCLGAVSSSLFSNRGGGRRGRGRGRGRGRGRPAFSDRATVPDPGYDGGEEIPEESKIRYCSVRLKELPPDILVAGKVNLKIDPQILHDAAKLSTAISLQKRPRDAKHPWVCEQCGKSYKTKSARTQHYKIHAGIREHTCSVCGAAFVYKSTLTAHYRFVHCGEKPHACSVCGKGFAWSSHLNVHMARHYDDKNHTCPICHKKFSRFDIKTHINNHSDVKRFSCDLCGGKFKSKKGVELHERTHSGYKPYTCNECGRKFPYSSSLVTHKRTHTGERPYLCKLCPAAFTQSIHLRKHLKGVHKMENPPLYKIRPLKVVRVVAKAPISSKEDEIVLMRKAMGKALEKPKGKSLEKPKSTDDGEATEAFPETRDNKTSNRKNPRKGRNGTRGGYAGKCRRVEDSESVDSNEEEQEYIDSDDEDLSKEDNREGDKECASMSGQEKKQEDQEKNRGKSRTEKTCNYKIKQEVMTTCDEDSQSMNVTVKLNFGKDRKHRRK
- the LOC138952781 gene encoding uncharacterized protein isoform X1 encodes the protein MAEQDSQMDCGETSVDTTAPFKTRGLDAASFADATELDSIGSVKVSSSIINSQFENQTGNQCSNAGHPAAEESQEPEFLSVKHRTGDFSSFSISSILHGERESDKTTCGLDALHTENAHPVSMEINDEAKEPAGQELHEKMIHADDTSETVNLNSQSVALQKAAPESVCIQASRDKSKSCELPTETVDNVRVSVASACLQETSEISKNLETDTEGLVRKVPAAVTHQNLSSEYVCVAYDSYDQASEQDSSSVNANFGQEQQSEDGMIRNSSKTISDSAHCKTPFNKDMATSSVSSVGNFETTNSVIMEVINQKCENSPSKTTPVESKDIVSSVLEENCEHEISQEVVQNIVTAGELQSEHNGDTSNSPGRSSQPAPTVSQSYTPAGTISRAVSEPDCENRTLTGIDTNTVSVAISQSCDTSSCQGQSNQPVSTTLPPSTSPHCSDQAWEAVTAASTPNNSSIVEHSSSNSPTLPASTQDLSAVQIKSEPQDKGYDHALAGGRPRLHRADIAKMANRKGGSTSVIQRGKKKIRVTVIRGDWRTPKPGRSISTMGSISTHVKRNINDDKDKAARQDQGVAAGLDAVVKTEPQEESWKESVSSKVTRKKATPSKKSNSAPKAAINSLRPSARTTASSESASSGQIPEEPPSSNPSNMPSSSSHQESMDDASSGSKASAIPTALYRNAHIMVKAEPVDNSYPDPFPMSSSSRCLGAVSSSLFSNRGGGRRGRGRGRGRGRGRPAFSDRATVPDPGYDGGEEIPEESKIRYCSVRLKELPPDILVAGKVNLKIDPQVTEALSCEGVSVHGALRGNRPQNIKVVNPEAYHPIQRRNKLGPRPWTCEICLKTYRTASGKSQHKKIHIGIKEHSCQFCGKAFMYKSTLTAHFRTHTGERPFVCKLCGAGFRWSNHLYNHLSTHSKLRPFKCEQCGKSFSQKGNLSTHLKIHAGIKPHKCSECGSAFGSKSYLLVHMRRHTGEKPYHCKLCSASFAHLHTLTAHMRSHNDERPFKCRLCSAAFRQHSHRNTHMELMHQKPKREGYKPRKQRIPLNLGPKSMAKEMKEAKLVAKMAEMHDSSCGDEDWWSATTSTANSVTPSDLEPTLKRKRGRPKKAAINESDENILDIGESNSDFSEKKPKSSRPKKADVSESDAGSPKKKSKRGRPKQTAVSKSDANMHGKKHKEGRPKQTAVCESGNNFPEKKHKRGRPKQTAIDENGSYIPGKKGTVGRPKKIASGENGGDIPGKKRQVGRPKKIAAGENGGDVPGKRRKVGGPKKIAAGENGGDIPGKKRQVGRPKKIAAGENGGDIPGKNRQVGRPKKIAAGENGGDIPGKKRKVGRPKKTAVSESDAFIPMTHYESGGDIPGKKRKVGRPKKTAVSESDAFIPMKECKGGRPEKEAVSESDAFIPMKEYKGGRPEKEAESERDSDIMMMQKEICEIKNSEEGLEPQTCESIP